Within the Carassius gibelio isolate Cgi1373 ecotype wild population from Czech Republic chromosome B4, carGib1.2-hapl.c, whole genome shotgun sequence genome, the region AATCTAATGCAAGAAAATTACAAACCATctcatatttgatgtttttaataCACTCCGTTAACTTAGAAATGTGTGTTTCTTCAGGCTGTGGGGAAATCCAAAACTCTGTTATAGGCGTAACAGTGAGATCTAATGATAATGTGTCAAAGAGGAAACAGAAAAGGAGAATTGCAGAGGGCCTGATATCGAGCCTTGCAGCACTCCATACTTATGTTTGATGACTCTCTTCATTTACACAAACAAAGTTGTCATAATCATATTAGGACATAAACCACATTCCTTTCTTGTCCAGGAATGTCTAGTAATTATCAAGCTATCCATGAGAGTGTTGTGATTATGCTGTCAAAGATCTAATAGCTCTAGAAGAAATATAACATAAGTAAGCTCAGTTGCTGGTTTACAATGGGGCTTAGATCCTGACTGATATCAAGACATCTGTAACACTGAACATTGTTGAAAGAACATTAAGACCAGGGATACCCCAAAGCCACAGTtttcagctccaaccccaattgAATCAAGGTcttaaaaaatgactaaaattactGTCCACAAGCTGGACAGTATAATTTGACCTTCCTTAATAAATGGCTTGCCTAATTTTGCCATTGTTACTCTCTTCTGTGCTTTTAAACAGGGTTTAACTTGTATCTGTCTCTTTTCATCCTAGACCTGATGGTGCTGATAGAGGAGAGTAGAGATCGGTATAAGAAACTTGATTGCAGTACTGGAGAAAACTCTTTAAGTTGTTCACCGACTGAAGAGAATTCATTACACAAAAAAGCTCGGAAGACTCGAATTAGAAATCCTGTCATCTGCCCAgagtgtggaaagtgtttcagTCATCAAGGAAACCTTAAAGTCCACATGagggttcacactggagagaagcctttcacctgccCTCAGTGTGACATCAGTTTCACTCAGCAAGGAAACTTTGATcgacacatgagagttcacaccgAAGAGAAGCCTTACAGCTGTGAactgtgtggaaagagcttcaccGCACAACTTAGCCTTGACTTTCACATGAACAGTCACACCGGCGATAGGGCGTtttcatgtgatcagtgtggaaagcgCTTCAGACATAAAGCAGCCGTTGATAATCACAGGAAGATTCATTCAAGATTGGAGCGTTTTTCATGTCGTCAGTGTGGAATGAGTTACACAGACCCGAACCACCTCAGGAATCATGTAATAACTCACACTGGAGATGAGCCTTACATGTGTGAACACTGTGGAAAGGGTTTCACGGACAATCGATCCCTCAAGGTTCACATGgtaattcacactggagagaaacctttcgaCTGCCttgagtgtggaaagagtttcaagtTTAAAGAAAACTTTCAGACTCACATGAGCGTTCACAGTAAAGAACGGTCTTTCATCTGCCCCGTGTGTGGAAAGATTTgcaaacctaaaggaaaacttaAGCTTCACATGAagcttcacactggagagagaccTTAAATGTGTATCCAGTGTCAAATCTAGCATCTGTGACATGTTCCTCAGTGTGATGAGATAAACACCAACACCAACTTTTTCTTTCACTGAAAAAGTGACATTTTTTGTCTTTGTGggtttcctttgttttgttttgatgttaaatTATTAATAGCTGCATCCATGTCTCTGCTTCCTCATCTGCCTGACCATGACTCttctttttttgcactttttgacTGTCAGCATCCATTTCAtgcacaaaacaatatatatatatatatatatatatatatatatatatatatatatatatatatatatatatatcagtcccTCCAGGATTTCGCTGAACTTTTTTCTGGcctaaaatgactgattttgcagCAGCTTTTCTCAAAATTTACGGTGATATTTgtgggatttatttttattttgcattgaaaaTAATACCACAGACAACATTCTTCTATCACTGTTATGGTTTTCTGACTTGGAGAACCACTGTAGGTCTCCAGACTAACGTTTGTGACGCCAGCACTCGAGCCATAAAGACCTACAGAAAAAGGCTCCAGCACCTGACAGTAAAACACTAACACTAATCACACATTTACATCTTGGAGATGTCTATTTAATGTCTGCATTTACATATGCAAGATGGGTTTTTAAGAGTGCTTGTTCATCTGTTTCCTGTCAAGGAGTGGCCTATAAGTACTTCTCTGCAACCATCCACTAATGGTAatttaatcttttatatttttaaaaaatttgtttGCTTTAGTCTACTATTAAGGATGTACACTTTAAAATcgtcacattaaaaataactttcaaattcAGTAatacttaaaggtgccatatgcaaaaattgaggttaaaatatccataacatgacctacatgcatcaaaagaatgagaagaaataagggcgatgatgtcatcaataaaatgtcaagttatagtgctgcagagatatcaaccttaattagcattagcatcactagccccggcccgacaggtgtcgtaataccagtttcgacCATGGGAGgtggtatgcgggcaacataaccaccagccaacctgcaatacacgaataactcgcagggcttgtgggcgtgtacttgaacctgatgtcaatcgtgtggaaagtacagcccaccagttcatttcagttcagggaataGAGAGAAAGGATGTCTCAAGCCCTTGGAAAGAGACCCCtaccaccaccacccgctacagggaaacaaccgcgctcggaatcacaaatcaaatccgataagaaaaggagccgaaccaaagtaaacatcggcactgttttcaatcgctggagacaactgatggaccataaagaaatgaggttcaactccgaacttgcaacatttctaacagtaagttagatgctgttagtatttcgctagaagtttgttttatgtgtttgtgtatttgttttcgggaagttataacatagcaatgtatccaaggctgttcgataaacgtgcttatgttagcgatggctaaccatagctgcatttgataattagctagctataacttaacgttacccattttattatataaaaaattgatgtgtggcgtgaaaaaattgatgtgtggcgtgaaagcgtgtgaaaagagtcaaaaaAGCTGAATGCGTCtttgcttgagagttggcacattatttcccaagcagaataaaggacaggttgattattgccgTTTAGCGTTTGTATTTATCTATGATGTGCCCCgttttgcgtacagggacataaaaaataaattaaaagtgatacgtggaccaaggtgtctgagattgttcattttaagtaaaggatcctaatatttcttccacaacaatatttaatgaggttaacttattactccttgtggttagtctgcacgagatcaacaagcttgtttgctttgcggccgctttaaatacaaaataagcattcgatctacgctcacaaatctttctgcagcgtcgtgagcagagcggcaagaacgATTTTTGATGCTCTAGACGCCggtggtgtgaacgcacagttaggcttcggctatggctgtagtgttgttgtgaaagtaggggcggagcacagagactatgccgtttctcttttgttactctagagtagaccaattcactttattgaggcatactgcccccatctggtatggaatgtggagtatgacttgattttttttgccaaacattacagatggcacctttaaagcatTGGAGTGCTGGGAAAAGTTGTGTGAAGCATTTAAAATCACTCAAAAACATTAGACCATTTTTGCCACGAATTGTTCCTGTAGTTTTACTGTAAAGGCTGTTCATTACATTTTTGGAACTGAAAAACAACCTTTCTTAGACTGAATGCACATTGAGATGACGTCACGGGATGCGTCTAAGCCCCAATCC harbors:
- the LOC127956039 gene encoding gastrula zinc finger protein XlCGF7.1, coding for MEFIKVETEDIKIEDTFDVKLEDTDEDIDLMVLIEESRDRYKKLDCSTGENSLSCSPTEENSLHKKARKTRIRNPVICPECGKCFSHQGNLKVHMRVHTGEKPFTCPQCDISFTQQGNFDRHMRVHTEEKPYSCELCGKSFTAQLSLDFHMNSHTGDRAFSCDQCGKRFRHKAAVDNHRKIHSRLERFSCRQCGMSYTDPNHLRNHVITHTGDEPYMCEHCGKGFTDNRSLKVHMVIHTGEKPFDCLECGKSFKFKENFQTHMSVHSKERSFICPVCGKICKPKGKLKLHMKLHTGERP